One Asterias rubens chromosome 1, eAstRub1.3, whole genome shotgun sequence genomic region harbors:
- the LOC117295542 gene encoding uncharacterized protein LOC117295542, which translates to MEDLIKTLERVILGLSSLSIDQLIQVCTHLDLEAEDVEKTPKGRLRIQRRLLAHINSEEVEDSDDGGVELLQTLDSFMKDLKQESEDEPVSIDPAEKKDDPSSPPKPESTEPSTTQPSATPTDVAHLLRREFRISGQIGEPGQKDRLSFTSLANQIEAGLEKSYPDRDIVQGVIRAIAPGSSLRSYLEGRSKISLPSLRRIIRAHYQERDATDLYKQLSQLTQGAKESAQAFLLKAFDIRQKVLFASQESDSRLRYDPHLVQEMFRHTILTGLRSDAIKTELRPYLDEPKTSDELLFKKINVFSSLEEERRQKLTQNKATTVNEICEVKDKQTMPAKPGLLMTEIAELKAGIAELSSLKGQVAAHQESFQRTPQQQPAQFDTSSSRVRRGCHKCQEAGTGSDCDHCFKCGSSEHFARGCRRSRDRTHQGNGSGLRPRDRK; encoded by the coding sequence ATGGAAGACCTCATCAAGACTTTGGAGAGAGTAATCCTTGGACTCAGCAGCCTGTCCATCGACCAACTCATCCAAGTATGCACACATCTAGATCTTGAGGCAGAGGACGTGGAGAAAACACCAAAGGGCCGTCTTCGGATACAACGGCGACTACTGGCTCACATTAACAGTGAGGAAGTGGAAGACAGTGACGACGGGGGAGTGGAGCTACTCCAGACATTAGACAGCTTCATGAAAGACCTCAAGCAAGAGTCCGAAGATGAACCAGTCTCCATTGACCCAGCTGAGAAGAAAGACGACCCAAGCAGCCCACCTAAGCCTGAGAGTACAGAGCCCTCAACGACACAGCCGTCTGCAACACCGACCGATGTGGCCCACTTGCTTAGACGGGAGTTCAGAATATCCGGTCAGATAGGAGAGCCAGGCCAAAAGGATCGTCTTTCCTTTACCAGTCTTGCCAACCAAATCGAGGCTGGATTGGAGAAAAGCTACCCAGACAGAGATATCGTTCAAGGAGTGATCCGAGCTATAGCACCAGGATCATCACTCCGAAGCTACCTGGAAGGACGAAGTAAGATCTCTCTGCCCAGCCTTCGCCGAATTATAAGAGCACACTACCAGGAGAGAGATGCGACAGATCTCTATAAACAACTCTCCCAGCTGACCCAAGGAGCCAAGGAGTCGGCCCAGGCTTTCCTGTTAAAGGCATTTGACATTCGTCAAAAGGTCCTTTTTGCTAGCCAGGAAAGTGATTCCAGACTCCGCTATGACCCACACCTAGTGCAGGAGATGTTTCGCCATACGATATTGACTGGCTTGAGGAGCGATGCCATCAAGACAGAACTCCGGCCCTACCTGGATGAACCAAAGACGTCGGACGAATTGCTCTTCAAAAAGATAAATGTGTTCTCCAGCCTAGAAGAAGAAAGAAGGCAGAAACTCACCCAAAACAAAGCAACCACAGTGAACGAGATCTGTGAAGTAAAGGACAAACAGACCATGCCAGCGAAACCAGGGCTACTGATGACAGAGATCGCAGAGCTGAAAGCAGGGATTGCAGAGCTGAGTTCATTGAAGGGCCAAGTAGCAGCACACCAAGAATCTTTCCAGAGGACACCACAACAGCAACCAGCCCAATTTGATACATCCTCATCCCGAGTTCGTCGAGGATGCCACAAGTGTCAAGAAGCGGGAACCGGTTCTGACTGTGACCACTGCTTCAAGTGTGGGTCATCAGAACACTTTGCTCGTGGATGTCGGAGAAGCAGAGACCGTACACACCAGGGAAACGGTTCAGGGTTACGTCCGCGGGACAGGAAGTAG
- the LOC117295586 gene encoding synaptotagmin-C-like codes for MTRIQASNAMKFPQQSMDGTDKIRVLSVPHITLPTRLQRKSEGAYSSIYDHSLIKSRFGSADSILGLVEPIGKLFIRIRHNSTEEKLILLINKVKDLQLPASVKLSKSLNPVLYIKGGFLPTMGQRFTTKYAPLAEVQSHTFEVQNVTWYNEFSILGVSKSAAWQLTMRLHLCYRENKQDRIQIIGVCDVVLGRINLENSQEITLNFFSSEKQCSDLGDIHVSLCYQPQLRRIVFLILEARDLPRSTLFGSIHSVAKVEMLCSRKRLEKQKSRVVREAHNPVWNNQIVFTVPDANTKLQDILFVVTVLHVDMVKGGHVVGKCELGWSATCEELDQWNQVMQNPNRPIPMWLGLQYPD; via the exons ATGACGAGAATCCAGGCTAGCAACGCAATGAAGTTCCCACAGCAGAGTATGGACGGGAC GGACAAGATT AGAGTACTAAGTGTACCTCACATCACCTTGCCAACGCGGCTACAGAGGAAGTCAGAGGGAGCCTATTCAAGCATCTACGATCACTCCCTCATTAAGAGTCGATTTGGATCAGCAGATAGCATACTGGGATTAG tTGAACCAATCGGAAAGTTGTTCATCAGAATCCGTCACAACTCGACAGAAGAGAAGCTGATATTGTTAATCAACAAG GTAAAGGATCTGCAATTGCCGGCCAGTGTCAAGCTGAGTAAGAGTCTGAACCCGGTGCTGTATATCAAAGGGGGTTTCCTACCCACAATGGGGCAACGATTCACCACTAAATACGCCCCACTTGCAGAGGTACAGTCTCATACTTTTGAGGTTC AGAATGTGACATGGTACAATGAGTTTTCCATCCTGGGCGTGTCCAAGTCGGCAGCATGGCAGCTGACCATGCGTCTACACCTATGCTACCGGGAGAACAAACAAGACAGAATACAAATTATCGGAGTTTGTGACGTAGTACTTGGCCGGATAAATCTTGAGAACTCACAGGAGATTACGCTTAACTTCTTCTCCAGTGAGAAGCAATGT TCTGACCTGGGAGATATCCACGTGTCCCTATGTTACCAGCCACAGCTTCGACGCATCGTGTTCCTCATTCTAGAAGCCAGAGACCTTCCTCGTAGCACGCTCTTTGGAAGTATAC ATTCTGTTGCCAAAGTTGAGATGCTGTGTTCCAGGAAGCGACTGGAGAAGCAGAAATCCAGGGTAGTTAGGGAGGCCCACAACCCCGTGTGGAACAACCAAATCGTGTTCACCGTACCGGATGCCAACACCAAACTACAAGACATTCTGTTCGTTGTTACAGTACTGCATGTCGACATGGTCAAAGGGGGACATGTTGTTGGCAAG TGTGAGCTTGGCTGGTCTGCAACATGTGAAGAGCTGGACCAATGGAACCAAGTCATGCAGAATCCAAACAGACCGATACCAATGTGGCTGGGCCTACAATACCCGGACTGA